In a genomic window of Labeo rohita strain BAU-BD-2019 chromosome 20, IGBB_LRoh.1.0, whole genome shotgun sequence:
- the LOC127182583 gene encoding membrane progestin receptor beta isoform X1 has product MSSGVLGRLSTLTLSIQQLGQLPHLSNWLPRLPLPQATVLASDVPSLFREPYILSGYRPVHQEWRSYFCSLFQCHNESLNVWTHLLAIPAILLQFSLFAGTWGLTLNVASLPLFLYVLSSLTYLSFSVAAHLLQSHSELSHYSLFFVDYVGVAVYQYGCSLGHYFYCSEPVWRHSLVGVVFLPGAAVLAWLSCTSCCYAKFRYRRPYPPRRKICQIIPTSLAYLLDISPVAHRLVTKSWDEPVLVLHALQVVFFMLAALFFSCPVPERFFPGRCDIVGHGHQIFHIFLAMCTMCQLEAMFRDFLVHRESVVDVHGEHFIMLAGGSFFLLVLCSVLTAVLMRGAVQRQLKKKD; this is encoded by the coding sequence ATGTCAAGTGGAGTTTTGGGCCGTCTGAGTACGCTGACTTTGAGCATACAGCAGCTGGGTCAGTTACCACACTTGTCGAACTGGTTGCCCCGTCTACCTTTACCTCAAGCCACTGTCCTCGCCTCTGATGTGCCGAGCCTGTTTCGTGAACCTTACATCTTGTCAGGCTATCGTCCGGTGCATCAGGAATGGCGGAGCTACTTTTGTAGCCTGTTTCAATGCCACAATGAGTCGCTCAATGTGTGGACACACCTGCTGGCAATCCCTGCCATTCTACTCCAGTTTTCTTTATTTGCAGGGACATGGGGGCTGACGCTCAATGTGGCATCTTTGcctttgtttttgtatgttttgtcaTCACTTACCTACCTCAGTTTCAGCGTGGCCGCCCATCTGCTGCAGTCGCACTCTGAGCTATCCCATTACTCCCTCTTTTTCGTAGACTACGTCGGTGTAGCTGTCTACCAGTATGGCTGCTCACTAGGCCACTATTTTTACTGTTCAGAGCCAGTATGGAGGCACAGCCTAGTGGGTGTTGTGTTTCTGCCTGGTGCTGCGGTCCTGGCCTGGTTGTCTTGCACCAGTTGCTGCTACGCCAAATTCCGTTACCGCCGTCCATACCCACCCCGCCGGAAGATCTGCCAGATTATTCCCACTAGCCTGGCGTACTTGCTCGACATTAGCCCCGTCGCACACCGCCTGGTCACCAAATCTTGGGACGAACCGGTGTTGGTGCTTCATGCCCTGCAAGTGGTGTTTTTCATGTTAGCAGCTCTGTTTTTCTCTTGCCCTGTTCCTGAGCGCTTCTTTCCAGGGAGATGTGACATTGTGGGCCACGGACATCAGATCTTTCATATCTTCCTGGCCATGTGTACTATGTGCCAGCTGGAAGCAATGTTTAGAGACTTCCTGGTGCATCGGGAGTCTGTTGTGGATGTGCATGGAGAACACTTTATTATGCTGGCTGGAGGATCGTTCTTCTTGTTGGTGCTGTGCAGTGTTCTGACTGCAGTTCTTATGAGGGGAGCGGTGCAAAggcaactgaagaaaaaagactga